One genomic segment of Myripristis murdjan chromosome 20, fMyrMur1.1, whole genome shotgun sequence includes these proteins:
- the LOC115379211 gene encoding uncharacterized protein YBL113C-like, producing MRHGFRHAKCSVLLQLSHAVSVCELQLALQRAQDKWLQPKLIGKVERVGRELCKDAEPSSGRLMRCTSSSSLDDICQSGTHSSLTCSVIEPGSSPALQPEGQSCSSQLFALTINISSPTVDVNFIKSMLSKVPDCNNMSESLCRNYSEVAEHFKVEQLECQRTEQRLYSCMVILETSGPVDVCLLTNFLQRLIDSSGSITYDEPLTRMVVCGPPGLQSTALLPSNLTWVASELLPSEICNPDHTLLKCDGNEIFAVLLVDRCLDPPLPLPTNHSTQQNSTLSNSNLTSATVTTPPSPPHSTTQQNTTAAENNAVTQLKNETEGTVALPNMTPHTTHNSTQKTTVQPVLEGSTQNISTTGTPLNFSTIEMLQNTARYNNITFNVTSPSSRSTVNTTLLAYQGFLPNATSHSVTKEVNAGGFLFNTTNTAQPRMTAMQINTTQLNRTDTYTTGNQASISTHPNTTALSAHAAQPDAMLHNTTTAADSVAVYNTTTTSNTTMQTKTPGRDNTTSTGNTTTQTTTPGRDNTTTTSNTTTQTTASGRDNTTTTSNTTTQTTTPGRDNTTRTGNTTTQT from the exons ATGAGACACGGGTTCAG GCATGCAAAGTgcagtgtgctgctgcagctcagccaCGCTGTCTCGGTGTGTGAGCTCCAGCTTGCACTGCAGAGAGCTCAAGATAAGTGGCTGCAACCGAAACTTATAGGAAAGGTGGAGAGAGTTG GTCGAGAGCTGTGTAAGGATGCGGAGCCCTCAAGTGGCAGACTCATGCGTTGcacctcctcatcatcactggaTGATATCTGTCAGTCAGGCACACACTCCAGCCTCACATG CTCCGTCATAGAGCCAGGATCCAGCCCAGCTCTTCAACCAGAGGGACAGTCCTGCAGCA GTCAGCTTTTTGCCCTAACCATCAATATCAGCAGCCCGACAGTTGATGTTAACTTCATAAAAAGCATG TTGTCCAAAGTCCCTGATTGTAATAACATGTCAGA GTCATTGTGCAGAAACTATTCTGAGGTTGCAGAGCACTTCAAG gttGAGCAGCTTGAATGTCAGAGGACTGAACAGAG GCTGTACAGTTGCATGGTGATACTGGAGACGTCCGGGCCTGTGGATGTTTGCCTCCTCACTAACTTTCTCCAACGACTCATCGACAGCAGTGGCAGCATCACATACGACGAGCCGCTCACTCGCATGG TGGTGTGCGGTCCTCCAGGCTTACAGTCCACTGCTCTGTTGCCGTCCAACCTGACCTGGGTCGCCAGTGAACTGCTCCCCTCCGAGATCTGCAACCCTGACCACACATTACTGAAGTG CGATGGCAATGAGATATTTGCTGTGCTGCTTGTTGACCGCTGTCTGgaccctcctctgcctctcccaaccaatcacagcacacagcagaacTCCACTCTGTCCAACAGCAACCTCACTTCAGCCACTGTGACTACACCTCCATCTCCGCCACACAGCACAACTCAACAAAATACCACAGCAGCTGAAAATAATGCAGTAACTcaattgaaaaatgaaacagaaggaACAGTTGCTCTGCCAAACATGACTCCACACACAACGCATAACAGTACACAAAAGACAACAGTGCAACCTGTCCTCGAAGGAAGCACACAAAACATATCGACCACAGGAACTCCACTGAATTTCAGCACAATAGAAATGCTCCAAAATACAGCTCGCTATAACAATATCACATTTAATGTAACATCACCAAGCTCAAGGAGTACTGTAAATACAACATTGCTTGCTTATCAAGGTTTCTTGCCGAATGCGACTTCACACAGTGTTACCAAGGAAGTGAACGCAGGCGGATTTTTGtttaacacaacaaacacagcacaacCCAGAATGACTGCCATGCAAATCAATACAACACAACTGAATCGGACAGATACTTACACGACTGGAAACCAAGCCTCAATTTCAACACATCCCAACACAACAGCACTGTCGGCTCATGCAGCACAGCCAGATGCGATGCTACATAACACAACAACAGCTGCAGACAGTGTAGCAGTTTATAATACAACCACCACAAGTAACAcaacaatgcaaacaaaaaccCCTGGACGTGATAATACAACCAGCACAGGtaatacaacaacacaaacaacaacacctgGACGTGATAATACAACCACCACAAGTAACACAACAACGCAAACAACAGCCTCTGGACGTGATAATACAACCACCACAAGTAACACAACAACGCAAACAACAACACCCGGACGTGATAATACAACCAGAACAGGTAATACAACAACGCAAACA
- the LOC115379212 gene encoding uncharacterized threonine-rich GPI-anchored glycoprotein PJ4664.02-like, translating to MQTTTPGRDNTTSTSNTTTQTTTPGHDNTTTTSNTTTQTTTPVRDNTTTTSNTTMQTTTPGRDNTTLYVQTTRSISNSTTDFMNSTTLRPTVTVSDNTTVHNTSASGNVTLSTTTHNETTAQGNTTGFATSDSTILNTTTSLLPADNQTLQNTTAALNHSTPKTTTLAPNYATADNRTTIANNQTILNVTRPGNATLDATTLSPNYTTTDNMPFITNNQTLVNVTLSGNTTLHTTTLSPNYTKIDDATTIADNHTLLNVTQPGNATLYTTTLSPNFTTADNRTTINDNRTLLNFTQPGNATLDTTTLSPNYTTAGNTTFISSNQTLVNFTQPGNATLDATTLSPNYTTAGNTTFIASNQTLVNFTQSEHQTT from the exons ATGCAAACAACAACACCTGGACGTGATAATACAACCAGCACAAGTAACACAACAACGCAAACAACAACCCCTGGACATGATAATACAACCACCACAAgtaacacaacaacacaaacaacaacacctgTACGTGATAATACAACCACCACAAGTAATACAACAATGCAAACAACAACACCTGGACGTGATAATACAACATTATACGTCCAAACAACACGGTCAATATCAAATAGCACAACAGACTTCATGAACAGTACAACCCTTCGCCCGACTGTGACTGTCTCTGACAATACAACAGTGCACAACACAAGTGCCTCGGGTAATGTAACACTGTCAACAACTACCCATAATGAAACGACTGCCCAGGGTAACACAACGGGATTTGCGACCAGCGACTCAACAATCCTCAACACTACAACTTCCCTCCTTCCTGCTGACAACCAAACACTGCAGAACACCACAGCTGCCTTGAATCAttcaacaccaaaaacaaccaCATTGGCTCCAAACTACGCAACAGCAGACAACAGAACCACTATCGCCAATAACCAAACTATCCTGAATGTTACTCGGCCAGGTAACGCAACCCTTGACGCAACCACGTTGTCTCCAAAttacacaacaacagacaaTATGCCATTTATCACCAATAACCAAACTCTAGTGAATGTTACTCTATCAGGTAACACAACCCTGCATACGACCACATTGTCGccaaattacacaaaaatagaCGATGCAACCACTATTGCCGATAACCACACTCTCTTGAATGTTACCCAGCCAGGTAACGCAACACTTTACACAACCACATTATCTCCAAATTTCACAACAGCAGACAATAGAACCACTATCAATGATAATCGTACTCTCTTGAACTTTACTCAGCCAGGTAATGCAACGCTGGACACAACCACATTGTCTCCAAATTACACAAcagcaggaaatacaacatttaTTTCCAGTAACCAAACTCTCGTGAACTTTACTCAGCCAGGTAATGCAACACTGGATGCAACCACATTGTCTCCAAATTACACAACAGCAGGAAATACAACTTTTATCGCCAGTAACCAAACTCTCGTGAACTTTACTCAGTCAG AACATCAGACAACATAA